The following coding sequences lie in one Flavobacterium sp. 20NA77.7 genomic window:
- a CDS encoding glycine--tRNA ligase: MAKQEDLFKNVISHAKEYGFIFPSSEIYDGLSAVYDYAQNGVELKKNIREYWWKAMVQMHENIVGIDAAIFMHPTTWKASGHVDAFNDPLIDNKDSKKRYRADVLIEDYCEKIYQKAQKEIDKARERFGETFDEAQFIATNQRVVEYLAKKKTILERMAKGLDSGDLADVKALIEELEIACPESGSRNWTEVRQFNLMFGTKLGASADSAMDLYLRPETAQGIFVNFLNVQKTGRMKIPFGIAQTGKAFRNEIVARQFIFRMREFEQMEMQFFVKPGEEMKWYEYWKETRLKWHLSLGLGASNYRFHDHEKLAHYANAAADIEFNFPFGFKELEGIHSRTDFDLKAHEQYSGKKLQYFDTEENKNYVPYVVETSVGLDRMFLAVFSKSLQEETLEDGSTRIVLRLPSVLAPTKAAVLPLVKKDGLPELAKQIVEDLKWDFNVAYDEKDAVGRRYRRQDALGTPFCITVDHQSLEDKTVTIRHRDTMQQQRVSISDLRQLISDEVSMRNWLLKM, translated from the coding sequence ATGGCAAAACAAGAAGATTTATTTAAAAATGTAATTTCGCACGCAAAAGAATACGGATTTATTTTTCCGTCAAGCGAAATTTACGATGGTTTAAGCGCAGTGTATGATTACGCGCAAAACGGGGTAGAATTAAAAAAAAATATACGTGAATACTGGTGGAAAGCCATGGTTCAAATGCATGAAAATATTGTAGGTATTGATGCTGCAATTTTTATGCATCCAACAACATGGAAAGCTTCTGGTCATGTAGATGCTTTTAATGATCCGTTAATTGATAATAAAGACTCCAAAAAAAGATATCGTGCCGATGTGTTGATAGAAGATTATTGCGAAAAAATTTATCAAAAAGCACAAAAAGAAATTGACAAAGCCCGCGAGCGTTTTGGCGAGACATTTGATGAAGCACAATTCATTGCAACAAATCAACGAGTAGTAGAATATTTAGCTAAAAAAAAGACCATTCTGGAGCGCATGGCAAAAGGATTAGATTCAGGTGATTTAGCAGATGTAAAAGCGCTTATTGAAGAATTAGAAATCGCTTGTCCAGAATCAGGTTCAAGAAATTGGACAGAAGTGCGTCAATTCAATTTAATGTTTGGCACAAAATTAGGTGCTTCGGCCGATTCAGCAATGGATTTGTATTTAAGACCAGAAACCGCACAAGGTATTTTTGTTAATTTTTTAAATGTACAAAAAACAGGCCGCATGAAAATTCCATTCGGAATTGCTCAAACCGGAAAAGCTTTTCGTAATGAGATTGTAGCGCGCCAGTTTATTTTCCGCATGCGTGAATTTGAACAAATGGAAATGCAGTTTTTTGTTAAGCCAGGCGAAGAAATGAAATGGTATGAATACTGGAAAGAGACACGCTTAAAATGGCATTTATCATTAGGTTTAGGCGCTTCAAATTATCGTTTTCATGATCATGAAAAATTAGCCCATTATGCAAATGCCGCGGCTGATATTGAGTTCAATTTTCCGTTTGGATTTAAAGAACTAGAAGGTATACATTCTCGTACCGATTTTGACTTGAAAGCACATGAACAATATTCTGGTAAAAAATTACAATACTTTGACACTGAAGAAAACAAAAACTACGTTCCTTACGTTGTAGAAACTTCAGTGGGACTAGACAGAATGTTTTTAGCTGTTTTTTCAAAATCATTACAAGAAGAAACCCTTGAAGACGGTTCAACACGAATAGTTTTACGTCTACCTTCGGTATTAGCACCAACCAAAGCAGCTGTTTTACCGTTAGTTAAAAAAGACGGTTTACCAGAATTGGCAAAACAAATCGTAGAAGATTTGAAATGGGATTTCAACGTAGCTTATGATGAAAAAGACGCAGTTGGAAGACGTTACAGACGACAAGATGCGTTAGGAACACCATTTTGTATTACAGTTGACCATCAATCTTTAGAGGATAAAACGGTAACTATTCGTCATAGAGATACTATGCAACAACAGCGTGTATCGATTTCTGATTTGAGACAATTGATTTCAGACGAAGTTTCTATGCGAAACTGGTTGTTGAAAATGTAA
- the thiL gene encoding thiamine-phosphate kinase yields MLEDKNQKRTSLSELGEFGLINHLTKHFQINQKSTLKAIGDDAAVLDFSKNKVLISTDLLIEGVHFDLSYMPLKHLGYKAVVANISDICAMNGVPTQITISIAVSNRFPLEALEELFEGFTLAANRYQVDVIGGDTTSSQKGLIISITAIGEAKFEDIVYRNGANETDLLVVSGDLGAAYMGLQVLEREKQVFQVNPNNQPVLDDYTYLIERQLKPEARNDIKELLEKLEIKPTSMIDISDGLSSEILHLCKQSNVGCHLYEEKIPIDPQLINVCEEFNIDSTTIALNGGEDYELLFTIKMTDFEKIKHNPNFTVIGHMVAESEGAHLITRANTQITLKARGWNAIES; encoded by the coding sequence ATGCTAGAAGATAAAAATCAAAAAAGAACGTCATTAAGTGAGCTAGGTGAATTTGGACTTATTAATCATTTAACAAAACATTTTCAAATTAATCAAAAAAGCACCTTAAAAGCAATTGGGGATGATGCTGCTGTTTTGGATTTTTCAAAAAATAAAGTTCTTATTTCCACAGATTTACTTATTGAAGGTGTTCATTTTGATTTAAGCTACATGCCTTTAAAGCATCTAGGGTATAAAGCTGTTGTAGCTAATATCTCTGATATATGCGCAATGAACGGTGTCCCAACTCAAATTACAATTTCTATTGCTGTTTCGAATAGATTTCCATTAGAAGCTCTTGAAGAACTTTTCGAGGGATTCACTTTAGCTGCAAATCGTTATCAAGTAGATGTCATTGGCGGAGATACAACATCTTCACAAAAGGGTTTGATTATTAGTATAACTGCAATTGGGGAAGCTAAATTTGAAGATATTGTTTACAGAAATGGAGCTAATGAAACTGATTTACTTGTTGTTTCGGGTGATTTAGGGGCTGCTTATATGGGCTTACAAGTATTAGAAAGAGAAAAACAAGTGTTTCAAGTTAATCCTAACAACCAGCCTGTTTTAGACGACTACACCTACTTAATAGAACGTCAATTAAAACCAGAAGCTCGAAATGATATTAAAGAATTACTTGAAAAATTAGAAATTAAACCTACATCAATGATTGATATTTCTGACGGCTTGTCATCAGAAATTTTACATTTGTGTAAGCAAAGTAACGTGGGTTGCCACTTATATGAAGAAAAAATTCCAATTGATCCTCAATTAATCAATGTTTGTGAAGAATTTAATATTGATAGCACTACTATTGCGTTAAATGGTGGAGAAGATTATGAATTACTTTTCACAATAAAAATGACCGATTTTGAAAAAATTAAACACAACCCTAATTTTACCGTTATTGGTCATATGGTAGCCGAAAGTGAAGGAGCCCATTTAATAACAAGAGCAAATACACAAATTACTTTAAAGGCCAGAGGATGGAATGCAATAGAAAGTTAA
- a CDS encoding helix-turn-helix transcriptional regulator, which translates to MKILLMLFLSLLLSQCTNKHEKAIVSHTDIEQKINAAAKITNPKQAIRQYIILLEEAKKAKNVNDVFNCEFQLGNLYYSEMRYSEAIKHWLSAYNKTDRLNKLNKQKAPGLQTNIGAYYMGVGYIKTAISYFLQARKTMDKLGVKDDSHWKNYINLGVAYMQLEQYDYAALQFEKVDKNFSPVITFLYFLNTAKLAALQNNASEFYTKIEKAATLLKQNYLYQNVFEEVQLEYYVKFNDKQRVLPILKLYLNGYTQKSLYTKLLLNKASLCVYGNLIEPIDKLNLYFNQVKQDADWYQTILFYEVQASYYKTKGDYEKYSTFLVKGHEVENKLRQVNNNLLLQDYELIAQQDEFKAENKLLKAENELASERLQTQKYMIYIFIVSILSAIGLSVLLYKNVKKARNLKEIELQIAKSSLEQTQIKQKELQKQLEFQDYKLKDVVKNSKKIAVLKKQIEAFLKDLENNILESNQRLEFKKAKVSIDAFFANYTDLAVIASATENSLIKIQNLQIYFPQLNEKEVQVLALIINNFTSKEIAILLSKSEKTIEYVRTQIRTKLEISTEIPLLAAVNKILNNQNANV; encoded by the coding sequence ATGAAAATCTTACTAATGTTGTTTCTTTCGTTGTTACTTTCCCAATGCACGAATAAGCACGAAAAAGCTATTGTATCCCATACTGATATAGAGCAAAAAATCAACGCTGCAGCAAAAATTACAAATCCAAAACAAGCGATTAGACAATATATAATTTTACTTGAAGAAGCTAAAAAAGCAAAGAATGTTAACGATGTTTTTAACTGTGAATTTCAATTAGGTAATTTATATTACAGTGAAATGAGATATAGTGAAGCTATTAAGCATTGGCTTTCAGCATATAATAAGACAGATAGATTAAACAAGTTAAACAAACAAAAAGCGCCTGGTTTACAAACAAATATTGGCGCTTATTATATGGGAGTTGGTTACATAAAAACAGCTATCTCTTATTTTTTACAGGCAAGAAAAACAATGGACAAACTAGGTGTAAAGGATGATAGTCATTGGAAAAATTACATTAATTTAGGCGTAGCATACATGCAATTAGAACAATATGATTATGCAGCTCTACAGTTTGAAAAAGTTGATAAAAATTTTTCGCCTGTAATTACATTTTTATATTTTCTCAATACAGCTAAACTAGCTGCCCTTCAAAACAATGCTTCAGAATTTTATACTAAAATTGAAAAAGCGGCAACTTTGTTAAAGCAGAATTATTTATATCAAAATGTATTCGAAGAAGTGCAGTTAGAATATTATGTTAAATTTAACGATAAACAACGTGTTCTACCAATTTTAAAATTATATTTAAACGGATATACTCAAAAATCTCTATATACAAAATTGTTGTTAAATAAAGCTTCACTGTGTGTTTATGGAAATTTAATTGAACCCATTGATAAGTTAAATTTATATTTTAATCAAGTAAAGCAAGATGCAGATTGGTATCAAACCATTTTGTTTTATGAAGTTCAAGCAAGTTATTACAAAACTAAAGGAGATTATGAAAAATATTCAACATTTTTAGTAAAAGGCCATGAGGTTGAAAATAAATTAAGACAAGTAAATAATAATTTATTGCTTCAAGATTATGAGTTAATTGCTCAGCAAGATGAATTTAAAGCAGAAAATAAATTGTTAAAAGCGGAAAATGAATTAGCCTCTGAACGCTTACAGACTCAAAAATATATGATTTATATTTTTATTGTTTCTATTTTGTCTGCTATAGGCCTATCTGTTTTGCTTTATAAAAATGTAAAAAAAGCACGAAACCTAAAAGAGATTGAACTGCAAATTGCTAAATCTTCACTAGAGCAAACACAAATTAAACAAAAAGAGCTTCAAAAACAGTTAGAATTTCAAGACTATAAACTGAAAGATGTTGTGAAGAACAGCAAAAAAATTGCAGTGCTTAAAAAGCAGATAGAAGCATTTTTAAAGGATTTAGAGAATAACATTTTAGAATCAAATCAAAGACTAGAATTTAAAAAAGCAAAAGTAAGTATTGATGCTTTTTTTGCTAATTATACGGACTTGGCCGTTATAGCCTCTGCTACTGAAAATTCATTAATAAAAATCCAAAATCTTCAAATTTATTTTCCTCAATTAAATGAGAAAGAGGTTCAGGTTCTTGCTTTAATTATTAATAATTTTACAAGCAAAGAAATCGCGATTTTACTTTCAAAAAGCGAGAAGACCATTGAGTATGTTCGAACTCAGATTAGAACAAAACTTGAAATTAGCACAGAAATACCATTGTTAGCAGCCGTTAACAAAATCTTAAACAATCAAAATGCAAATGTGTAA